From a region of the Alosa sapidissima isolate fAloSap1 chromosome 9, fAloSap1.pri, whole genome shotgun sequence genome:
- the pla2g6 gene encoding 85/88 kDa calcium-independent phospholipase A2 isoform X1, producing MNAFSGMQFLGRLLDTVSSVSNLFSNPYRVREVPLSDYSGGGRTRLKDDGKVVLYRNTQSWDCLLLCPETPATALRLFQVPSEEDAMNWYPQYALKLRPFYEMLPSLKPETIQPIVDCIRNHPDWSSAHIAVDTGLRDCLKHNYVLSQINARDGQGQTPLHLACERGDVACVSELLDECQARTDIKDKNGDTPMHCAAKQDTAAVIEVLCCRLCAGVNELNLAGETPLHVACRQGRTEAVKALLGSGAKCDVLGGHCYPIHAAMKYSQKGCAEAILTADPAQLQAEDHTYGGTPLHWAKTSEMTRMLLDRGCNVNYLSKTGESPLHILTKKDRFEAAMVLLTHGGDANIRGPDGNTALHLAMKLDHMDLIKALIVFGADVEIHNDLGETPGLIAARSSKGPNRKILLDMLCSVGAERCHPPSSELLSPNRRVTSPGIGFEDLMHVSATISAMSGGRMEVDGIKPGSRKLDRLLCLDGGGIKGLVLIQLLIALEREAGRPIRELFDWVAGTSTGGILALAVIHGKSMPYLRCLYFRMKEQVFKGSRPYESAPLEDFLKKEFGENTKMTDVKHPRVMVTSVLADRHPGELHIFRNYDPPALQCDPPYASTATFKPLTIPEGWEDEDVLIVGYTVEPPRKRRKVTDEEQLVWRAARSSGAAPTYFRPMGRFLDGGLLANNPTLDAMTEIHHHNKALKAQGRDVEVRKLGVVLSLGTGKPPQVAVSSVDVFRPSNPLELAKSFVGAKELGKMLVDCCTDSDGCAVDRARSWCEMTDIIYHRLSPQLSQEVLLDEVSDAVLVDMLWETQMYLYEQRAQIHTLAQQLLQA from the exons ATGAATGCTTTTAGCGGTATGCAGTTCTTGGGGCGTCTCTTGGACACTGTGTCCTCTGTCTCCAACTTGTTCTCCAACCCATACCGTGTGAGGGAAGTTCCACTGTCTGACTACAGTGGAGGGGGGCGGACAAGGCTGAAGGACGATGGCAAGGTAGTTTTGTACAGAAATACACAGTCATGGGACTGCCTGCTGCTGTGTCCGGAGACACCTGCAACTGCACTCAG GTTGTTCCAAGTCCCCTCTGAAGAGGATGCTATGAACTGGTACCCTCAATATGCCCTCAAACTCCGGCCCTTCTATGAGATGCTCCCGTCATTAAAACCTGAGACCATACAGCCAATAGTGGACTGCATTCGCAACCATCCCGACTGGAGCTCCGCCCATATTGCTGTGGATACAGGATTAAGAGACTGCTTGAAACACAATTATGTTCTGAG TCAAATCAATGCTCGTGATGGCCAGGGTCAAACACCCCTACACCTGGCCTGTGAGCGAGGTGATGTTGCCTGTGTTAGTGAGCTTCTCGACGAGTGCCAGGCTCGCACCGACATCAAAGACAAAAATGGAGATACGCCCATGCACTGTGCTGCTAAGCAGGACACAGCAGCCGTCATAGAG GTGCTGTGCTGCCGTCTGTGTGCCGGGGTGAACGAACTCAACCTGGCAGGTGAGACACCCCTCCACGTGGCCTGCCGCCAGGGACGCACCGAGGCGGTCAAGGCTCTGCTGGGCAGCGGGGCCAAGTGCGACGTTCTTGGAGGCCACTGTTACCCCATTCACGCTGCTATGAAGTACAGCCAGAAAGG CTGTGCGGAGGCCATTTTGACAGCTGACCCTGCTCAGCTCCAGGCAGAGGACCACACGTATGGAGGCACTCCACTGCACTGGGCCAAGACTTCTGAG ATGACTCGGATGTTGCTGGATAGAGGCTGCAATGTGAACTACCTCAGCAAGACAGGGGAGAGCCCACTCCACATCCTGACCAAGAAGGATCGCTTTGAGGCAGCCATGGTCCTGCTTACGCATGGCGGTGACGCCAACATCCGTGGCCCAGACGGAAACACTGCCCTTCACCTGGCCATGAAG CTGGACCACATGGACCTGATAAAGGCTTTGATCGTGTTCGGAGCAGATGTGGAGATCCACAACGACCTGGGGGAGACGCCAGGCCTCATCGCTGCCCGCAGCAGCAAAG GCCCCAACAGAAAGATTCTGCTGGACATGCTATGTAGTGTAGGAGCCGAGCGCTGCCACCCCCCATCCTCAGAGCTGCTCTCCCCCAACAGGAGAGTGACCAGTCCTGGCATAG GGTTTGAGGACCTCATGCACGTGTCTGCTACCATCTCAGCCATGAGTGGGGGCAGGATGGAGGTGGATGGGATCAAACCAGGAAGCAGGAA GCTGGACAGGCTGCTGTGTCTGGACGGAGGCGGGATCAAGGGCCTGGTTCTGATCCAGTTGCTGATTGCTCTGGAACGAGAGGCTGGTCGGCCAATCAGAGAGCTCTTTGACTGGGTGGCGGGAACTAGCACTGGAGGCATACTTGCTCTGGCTGTtatacatg GTAAGTCCATGCCGTACCTGCGCTGTCTGTACTTCCGCATGAAGGAGCAGGTGTTCAAAGGCTCGCGGCCGTACGAGTCGGCCCCTCTGGAGGACTTTCTCAAGAAGGAGTTTGGAGAGAACACCAAAATGACCGATGTGAAACACCCCAG GGTGATGGTGACGAGTGTCCTTGCGGACAGACATCCCGGGGAGCTGCACATCTTTAGGAACTATGACCCCCCAGCCCTCCAGTGTGACCCACCGTATGCCTCCACTGCCACCTTTAAGCCTCTCACCATCCCAGAAG GatgggaggatgaggatgtgtTGATAGTTGGATACACTGTGGAACCCCCCAGAAAGCGTAGGAAGGTGACTGATGAAg aACAATTGGTATGGCGTGCTGCCCGCTCCAGTGGTGCCGCCCCCACCTACTTTCGGCCAATGGGCCGCTTCCTGGACGGAGGGCTGCTGGCCAATAACCCCACTCTGGACGCCATGACCGAGATTCACCACCACAACAAGGCCCTGAAGGCCCAG gGGAGAGATGTGGAGGTGCGGAAGCTGGGTGTGGTGCTGTCTCTGGGCACTGGGAAACCCCCTCAGGTGGCGGTCAGCTCCGTGGACGTGTTCCGGCCCTCCAACCCCCTGGAGCTGGCCAAGTCCTTTGTTGGAGCCAAAGAACTGGGCAAGATGCTAGtggactgt TGCACGGACTCTGATGGCTGTGCCGTGGACCGGGCTCGTTCCTGGTGTGAGATGACGGACATAATCTACCACAG GCTGAGCCCTCAGCTGTCCCAGGAGGTGTTGCTGGACGAGGTGAGCGACGCGGTGCTGGTGGACATGCTGTGGGAGACGCAGATGTATCTGTACGAGCAGAGGGCCCAGATCCACACACTCGCCCAGCAGCTGCTGCAGGCCTGA
- the pla2g6 gene encoding 85/88 kDa calcium-independent phospholipase A2 isoform X3, with product MNAFSGMQFLGRLLDTVSSVSNLFSNPYRVREVPLSDYSGGGRTRLKDDGKVVLYRNTQSWDCLLLCPETPATALRLFQVPSEEDAMNWYPQYALKLRPFYEMLPSLKPETIQPIVDCIRNHPDWSSAHIAVDTGLRDCLKHNYVLSQINARDGQGQTPLHLACERGDVACVSELLDECQARTDIKDKNGDTPMHCAAKQDTAAVIEVLCCRLCAGVNELNLAGETPLHVACRQGRTEAVKALLGSGAKCDVLGGHCYPIHAAMKYSQKGCAEAILTADPAQLQAEDHTYGGTPLHWAKTSEMTRMLLDRGCNVNYLSKTGESPLHILTKKDRFEAAMVLLTHGGDANIRGPDGNTALHLAMKLDHMDLIKALIVFGADVEIHNDLGETPGLIAARSSKGPNRKILLDMLCSVGAERCHPPSSELLSPNRRVTSPGIGFEDLMHVSATISAMSGGRMEVDGIKPGSRKLDRLLCLDGGGIKGLVLIQLLIALEREAGRPIRELFDWVAGTSTGGILALAVIHGKSMPYLRCLYFRMKEQVFKGSRPYESAPLEDFLKKEFGENTKMTDVKHPRVMVTSVLADRHPGELHIFRNYDPPALQCDPPYASTATFKPLTIPEEQLVWRAARSSGAAPTYFRPMGRFLDGGLLANNPTLDAMTEIHHHNKALKAQGRDVEVRKLGVVLSLGTGKPPQVAVSSVDVFRPSNPLELAKSFVGAKELGKMLVDCCTDSDGCAVDRARSWCEMTDIIYHRLSPQLSQEVLLDEVSDAVLVDMLWETQMYLYEQRAQIHTLAQQLLQA from the exons ATGAATGCTTTTAGCGGTATGCAGTTCTTGGGGCGTCTCTTGGACACTGTGTCCTCTGTCTCCAACTTGTTCTCCAACCCATACCGTGTGAGGGAAGTTCCACTGTCTGACTACAGTGGAGGGGGGCGGACAAGGCTGAAGGACGATGGCAAGGTAGTTTTGTACAGAAATACACAGTCATGGGACTGCCTGCTGCTGTGTCCGGAGACACCTGCAACTGCACTCAG GTTGTTCCAAGTCCCCTCTGAAGAGGATGCTATGAACTGGTACCCTCAATATGCCCTCAAACTCCGGCCCTTCTATGAGATGCTCCCGTCATTAAAACCTGAGACCATACAGCCAATAGTGGACTGCATTCGCAACCATCCCGACTGGAGCTCCGCCCATATTGCTGTGGATACAGGATTAAGAGACTGCTTGAAACACAATTATGTTCTGAG TCAAATCAATGCTCGTGATGGCCAGGGTCAAACACCCCTACACCTGGCCTGTGAGCGAGGTGATGTTGCCTGTGTTAGTGAGCTTCTCGACGAGTGCCAGGCTCGCACCGACATCAAAGACAAAAATGGAGATACGCCCATGCACTGTGCTGCTAAGCAGGACACAGCAGCCGTCATAGAG GTGCTGTGCTGCCGTCTGTGTGCCGGGGTGAACGAACTCAACCTGGCAGGTGAGACACCCCTCCACGTGGCCTGCCGCCAGGGACGCACCGAGGCGGTCAAGGCTCTGCTGGGCAGCGGGGCCAAGTGCGACGTTCTTGGAGGCCACTGTTACCCCATTCACGCTGCTATGAAGTACAGCCAGAAAGG CTGTGCGGAGGCCATTTTGACAGCTGACCCTGCTCAGCTCCAGGCAGAGGACCACACGTATGGAGGCACTCCACTGCACTGGGCCAAGACTTCTGAG ATGACTCGGATGTTGCTGGATAGAGGCTGCAATGTGAACTACCTCAGCAAGACAGGGGAGAGCCCACTCCACATCCTGACCAAGAAGGATCGCTTTGAGGCAGCCATGGTCCTGCTTACGCATGGCGGTGACGCCAACATCCGTGGCCCAGACGGAAACACTGCCCTTCACCTGGCCATGAAG CTGGACCACATGGACCTGATAAAGGCTTTGATCGTGTTCGGAGCAGATGTGGAGATCCACAACGACCTGGGGGAGACGCCAGGCCTCATCGCTGCCCGCAGCAGCAAAG GCCCCAACAGAAAGATTCTGCTGGACATGCTATGTAGTGTAGGAGCCGAGCGCTGCCACCCCCCATCCTCAGAGCTGCTCTCCCCCAACAGGAGAGTGACCAGTCCTGGCATAG GGTTTGAGGACCTCATGCACGTGTCTGCTACCATCTCAGCCATGAGTGGGGGCAGGATGGAGGTGGATGGGATCAAACCAGGAAGCAGGAA GCTGGACAGGCTGCTGTGTCTGGACGGAGGCGGGATCAAGGGCCTGGTTCTGATCCAGTTGCTGATTGCTCTGGAACGAGAGGCTGGTCGGCCAATCAGAGAGCTCTTTGACTGGGTGGCGGGAACTAGCACTGGAGGCATACTTGCTCTGGCTGTtatacatg GTAAGTCCATGCCGTACCTGCGCTGTCTGTACTTCCGCATGAAGGAGCAGGTGTTCAAAGGCTCGCGGCCGTACGAGTCGGCCCCTCTGGAGGACTTTCTCAAGAAGGAGTTTGGAGAGAACACCAAAATGACCGATGTGAAACACCCCAG GGTGATGGTGACGAGTGTCCTTGCGGACAGACATCCCGGGGAGCTGCACATCTTTAGGAACTATGACCCCCCAGCCCTCCAGTGTGACCCACCGTATGCCTCCACTGCCACCTTTAAGCCTCTCACCATCCCAGAAG aACAATTGGTATGGCGTGCTGCCCGCTCCAGTGGTGCCGCCCCCACCTACTTTCGGCCAATGGGCCGCTTCCTGGACGGAGGGCTGCTGGCCAATAACCCCACTCTGGACGCCATGACCGAGATTCACCACCACAACAAGGCCCTGAAGGCCCAG gGGAGAGATGTGGAGGTGCGGAAGCTGGGTGTGGTGCTGTCTCTGGGCACTGGGAAACCCCCTCAGGTGGCGGTCAGCTCCGTGGACGTGTTCCGGCCCTCCAACCCCCTGGAGCTGGCCAAGTCCTTTGTTGGAGCCAAAGAACTGGGCAAGATGCTAGtggactgt TGCACGGACTCTGATGGCTGTGCCGTGGACCGGGCTCGTTCCTGGTGTGAGATGACGGACATAATCTACCACAG GCTGAGCCCTCAGCTGTCCCAGGAGGTGTTGCTGGACGAGGTGAGCGACGCGGTGCTGGTGGACATGCTGTGGGAGACGCAGATGTATCTGTACGAGCAGAGGGCCCAGATCCACACACTCGCCCAGCAGCTGCTGCAGGCCTGA
- the pla2g6 gene encoding 85/88 kDa calcium-independent phospholipase A2 isoform X2: protein MQFLGRLLDTVSSVSNLFSNPYRVREVPLSDYSGGGRTRLKDDGKVVLYRNTQSWDCLLLCPETPATALRLFQVPSEEDAMNWYPQYALKLRPFYEMLPSLKPETIQPIVDCIRNHPDWSSAHIAVDTGLRDCLKHNYVLSQINARDGQGQTPLHLACERGDVACVSELLDECQARTDIKDKNGDTPMHCAAKQDTAAVIEVLCCRLCAGVNELNLAGETPLHVACRQGRTEAVKALLGSGAKCDVLGGHCYPIHAAMKYSQKGCAEAILTADPAQLQAEDHTYGGTPLHWAKTSEMTRMLLDRGCNVNYLSKTGESPLHILTKKDRFEAAMVLLTHGGDANIRGPDGNTALHLAMKLDHMDLIKALIVFGADVEIHNDLGETPGLIAARSSKGPNRKILLDMLCSVGAERCHPPSSELLSPNRRVTSPGIGFEDLMHVSATISAMSGGRMEVDGIKPGSRKLDRLLCLDGGGIKGLVLIQLLIALEREAGRPIRELFDWVAGTSTGGILALAVIHGKSMPYLRCLYFRMKEQVFKGSRPYESAPLEDFLKKEFGENTKMTDVKHPRVMVTSVLADRHPGELHIFRNYDPPALQCDPPYASTATFKPLTIPEGWEDEDVLIVGYTVEPPRKRRKVTDEEQLVWRAARSSGAAPTYFRPMGRFLDGGLLANNPTLDAMTEIHHHNKALKAQGRDVEVRKLGVVLSLGTGKPPQVAVSSVDVFRPSNPLELAKSFVGAKELGKMLVDCCTDSDGCAVDRARSWCEMTDIIYHRLSPQLSQEVLLDEVSDAVLVDMLWETQMYLYEQRAQIHTLAQQLLQA, encoded by the exons ATGCAGTTCTTGGGGCGTCTCTTGGACACTGTGTCCTCTGTCTCCAACTTGTTCTCCAACCCATACCGTGTGAGGGAAGTTCCACTGTCTGACTACAGTGGAGGGGGGCGGACAAGGCTGAAGGACGATGGCAAGGTAGTTTTGTACAGAAATACACAGTCATGGGACTGCCTGCTGCTGTGTCCGGAGACACCTGCAACTGCACTCAG GTTGTTCCAAGTCCCCTCTGAAGAGGATGCTATGAACTGGTACCCTCAATATGCCCTCAAACTCCGGCCCTTCTATGAGATGCTCCCGTCATTAAAACCTGAGACCATACAGCCAATAGTGGACTGCATTCGCAACCATCCCGACTGGAGCTCCGCCCATATTGCTGTGGATACAGGATTAAGAGACTGCTTGAAACACAATTATGTTCTGAG TCAAATCAATGCTCGTGATGGCCAGGGTCAAACACCCCTACACCTGGCCTGTGAGCGAGGTGATGTTGCCTGTGTTAGTGAGCTTCTCGACGAGTGCCAGGCTCGCACCGACATCAAAGACAAAAATGGAGATACGCCCATGCACTGTGCTGCTAAGCAGGACACAGCAGCCGTCATAGAG GTGCTGTGCTGCCGTCTGTGTGCCGGGGTGAACGAACTCAACCTGGCAGGTGAGACACCCCTCCACGTGGCCTGCCGCCAGGGACGCACCGAGGCGGTCAAGGCTCTGCTGGGCAGCGGGGCCAAGTGCGACGTTCTTGGAGGCCACTGTTACCCCATTCACGCTGCTATGAAGTACAGCCAGAAAGG CTGTGCGGAGGCCATTTTGACAGCTGACCCTGCTCAGCTCCAGGCAGAGGACCACACGTATGGAGGCACTCCACTGCACTGGGCCAAGACTTCTGAG ATGACTCGGATGTTGCTGGATAGAGGCTGCAATGTGAACTACCTCAGCAAGACAGGGGAGAGCCCACTCCACATCCTGACCAAGAAGGATCGCTTTGAGGCAGCCATGGTCCTGCTTACGCATGGCGGTGACGCCAACATCCGTGGCCCAGACGGAAACACTGCCCTTCACCTGGCCATGAAG CTGGACCACATGGACCTGATAAAGGCTTTGATCGTGTTCGGAGCAGATGTGGAGATCCACAACGACCTGGGGGAGACGCCAGGCCTCATCGCTGCCCGCAGCAGCAAAG GCCCCAACAGAAAGATTCTGCTGGACATGCTATGTAGTGTAGGAGCCGAGCGCTGCCACCCCCCATCCTCAGAGCTGCTCTCCCCCAACAGGAGAGTGACCAGTCCTGGCATAG GGTTTGAGGACCTCATGCACGTGTCTGCTACCATCTCAGCCATGAGTGGGGGCAGGATGGAGGTGGATGGGATCAAACCAGGAAGCAGGAA GCTGGACAGGCTGCTGTGTCTGGACGGAGGCGGGATCAAGGGCCTGGTTCTGATCCAGTTGCTGATTGCTCTGGAACGAGAGGCTGGTCGGCCAATCAGAGAGCTCTTTGACTGGGTGGCGGGAACTAGCACTGGAGGCATACTTGCTCTGGCTGTtatacatg GTAAGTCCATGCCGTACCTGCGCTGTCTGTACTTCCGCATGAAGGAGCAGGTGTTCAAAGGCTCGCGGCCGTACGAGTCGGCCCCTCTGGAGGACTTTCTCAAGAAGGAGTTTGGAGAGAACACCAAAATGACCGATGTGAAACACCCCAG GGTGATGGTGACGAGTGTCCTTGCGGACAGACATCCCGGGGAGCTGCACATCTTTAGGAACTATGACCCCCCAGCCCTCCAGTGTGACCCACCGTATGCCTCCACTGCCACCTTTAAGCCTCTCACCATCCCAGAAG GatgggaggatgaggatgtgtTGATAGTTGGATACACTGTGGAACCCCCCAGAAAGCGTAGGAAGGTGACTGATGAAg aACAATTGGTATGGCGTGCTGCCCGCTCCAGTGGTGCCGCCCCCACCTACTTTCGGCCAATGGGCCGCTTCCTGGACGGAGGGCTGCTGGCCAATAACCCCACTCTGGACGCCATGACCGAGATTCACCACCACAACAAGGCCCTGAAGGCCCAG gGGAGAGATGTGGAGGTGCGGAAGCTGGGTGTGGTGCTGTCTCTGGGCACTGGGAAACCCCCTCAGGTGGCGGTCAGCTCCGTGGACGTGTTCCGGCCCTCCAACCCCCTGGAGCTGGCCAAGTCCTTTGTTGGAGCCAAAGAACTGGGCAAGATGCTAGtggactgt TGCACGGACTCTGATGGCTGTGCCGTGGACCGGGCTCGTTCCTGGTGTGAGATGACGGACATAATCTACCACAG GCTGAGCCCTCAGCTGTCCCAGGAGGTGTTGCTGGACGAGGTGAGCGACGCGGTGCTGGTGGACATGCTGTGGGAGACGCAGATGTATCTGTACGAGCAGAGGGCCCAGATCCACACACTCGCCCAGCAGCTGCTGCAGGCCTGA
- the pla2g6 gene encoding 85/88 kDa calcium-independent phospholipase A2 isoform X4, whose translation MNAFSGMQFLGRLLDTVSSVSNLFSNPYRVREVPLSDYSGGGRTRLKDDGKVVLYRNTQSWDCLLLCPETPATALRLFQVPSEEDAMNWYPQYALKLRPFYEMLPSLKPETIQPIVDCIRNHPDWSSAHIAVDTGLRDCLKHNYVLSQINARDGQGQTPLHLACERGDVACVSELLDECQARTDIKDKNGDTPMHCAAKQDTAAVIEVLCCRLCAGVNELNLAGETPLHVACRQGRTEAVKALLGSGAKCDVLGGHCYPIHAAMKYSQKGCAEAILTADPAQLQAEDHTYGGTPLHWAKTSEMTRMLLDRGCNVNYLSKTGESPLHILTKKDRFEAAMVLLTHGGDANIRGPDGNTALHLAMKLDHMDLIKALIVFGADVEIHNDLGETPGLIAARSSKGFEDLMHVSATISAMSGGRMEVDGIKPGSRKLDRLLCLDGGGIKGLVLIQLLIALEREAGRPIRELFDWVAGTSTGGILALAVIHGKSMPYLRCLYFRMKEQVFKGSRPYESAPLEDFLKKEFGENTKMTDVKHPRVMVTSVLADRHPGELHIFRNYDPPALQCDPPYASTATFKPLTIPEGWEDEDVLIVGYTVEPPRKRRKVTDEEQLVWRAARSSGAAPTYFRPMGRFLDGGLLANNPTLDAMTEIHHHNKALKAQGRDVEVRKLGVVLSLGTGKPPQVAVSSVDVFRPSNPLELAKSFVGAKELGKMLVDCCTDSDGCAVDRARSWCEMTDIIYHRLSPQLSQEVLLDEVSDAVLVDMLWETQMYLYEQRAQIHTLAQQLLQA comes from the exons ATGAATGCTTTTAGCGGTATGCAGTTCTTGGGGCGTCTCTTGGACACTGTGTCCTCTGTCTCCAACTTGTTCTCCAACCCATACCGTGTGAGGGAAGTTCCACTGTCTGACTACAGTGGAGGGGGGCGGACAAGGCTGAAGGACGATGGCAAGGTAGTTTTGTACAGAAATACACAGTCATGGGACTGCCTGCTGCTGTGTCCGGAGACACCTGCAACTGCACTCAG GTTGTTCCAAGTCCCCTCTGAAGAGGATGCTATGAACTGGTACCCTCAATATGCCCTCAAACTCCGGCCCTTCTATGAGATGCTCCCGTCATTAAAACCTGAGACCATACAGCCAATAGTGGACTGCATTCGCAACCATCCCGACTGGAGCTCCGCCCATATTGCTGTGGATACAGGATTAAGAGACTGCTTGAAACACAATTATGTTCTGAG TCAAATCAATGCTCGTGATGGCCAGGGTCAAACACCCCTACACCTGGCCTGTGAGCGAGGTGATGTTGCCTGTGTTAGTGAGCTTCTCGACGAGTGCCAGGCTCGCACCGACATCAAAGACAAAAATGGAGATACGCCCATGCACTGTGCTGCTAAGCAGGACACAGCAGCCGTCATAGAG GTGCTGTGCTGCCGTCTGTGTGCCGGGGTGAACGAACTCAACCTGGCAGGTGAGACACCCCTCCACGTGGCCTGCCGCCAGGGACGCACCGAGGCGGTCAAGGCTCTGCTGGGCAGCGGGGCCAAGTGCGACGTTCTTGGAGGCCACTGTTACCCCATTCACGCTGCTATGAAGTACAGCCAGAAAGG CTGTGCGGAGGCCATTTTGACAGCTGACCCTGCTCAGCTCCAGGCAGAGGACCACACGTATGGAGGCACTCCACTGCACTGGGCCAAGACTTCTGAG ATGACTCGGATGTTGCTGGATAGAGGCTGCAATGTGAACTACCTCAGCAAGACAGGGGAGAGCCCACTCCACATCCTGACCAAGAAGGATCGCTTTGAGGCAGCCATGGTCCTGCTTACGCATGGCGGTGACGCCAACATCCGTGGCCCAGACGGAAACACTGCCCTTCACCTGGCCATGAAG CTGGACCACATGGACCTGATAAAGGCTTTGATCGTGTTCGGAGCAGATGTGGAGATCCACAACGACCTGGGGGAGACGCCAGGCCTCATCGCTGCCCGCAGCAGCAAAG GGTTTGAGGACCTCATGCACGTGTCTGCTACCATCTCAGCCATGAGTGGGGGCAGGATGGAGGTGGATGGGATCAAACCAGGAAGCAGGAA GCTGGACAGGCTGCTGTGTCTGGACGGAGGCGGGATCAAGGGCCTGGTTCTGATCCAGTTGCTGATTGCTCTGGAACGAGAGGCTGGTCGGCCAATCAGAGAGCTCTTTGACTGGGTGGCGGGAACTAGCACTGGAGGCATACTTGCTCTGGCTGTtatacatg GTAAGTCCATGCCGTACCTGCGCTGTCTGTACTTCCGCATGAAGGAGCAGGTGTTCAAAGGCTCGCGGCCGTACGAGTCGGCCCCTCTGGAGGACTTTCTCAAGAAGGAGTTTGGAGAGAACACCAAAATGACCGATGTGAAACACCCCAG GGTGATGGTGACGAGTGTCCTTGCGGACAGACATCCCGGGGAGCTGCACATCTTTAGGAACTATGACCCCCCAGCCCTCCAGTGTGACCCACCGTATGCCTCCACTGCCACCTTTAAGCCTCTCACCATCCCAGAAG GatgggaggatgaggatgtgtTGATAGTTGGATACACTGTGGAACCCCCCAGAAAGCGTAGGAAGGTGACTGATGAAg aACAATTGGTATGGCGTGCTGCCCGCTCCAGTGGTGCCGCCCCCACCTACTTTCGGCCAATGGGCCGCTTCCTGGACGGAGGGCTGCTGGCCAATAACCCCACTCTGGACGCCATGACCGAGATTCACCACCACAACAAGGCCCTGAAGGCCCAG gGGAGAGATGTGGAGGTGCGGAAGCTGGGTGTGGTGCTGTCTCTGGGCACTGGGAAACCCCCTCAGGTGGCGGTCAGCTCCGTGGACGTGTTCCGGCCCTCCAACCCCCTGGAGCTGGCCAAGTCCTTTGTTGGAGCCAAAGAACTGGGCAAGATGCTAGtggactgt TGCACGGACTCTGATGGCTGTGCCGTGGACCGGGCTCGTTCCTGGTGTGAGATGACGGACATAATCTACCACAG GCTGAGCCCTCAGCTGTCCCAGGAGGTGTTGCTGGACGAGGTGAGCGACGCGGTGCTGGTGGACATGCTGTGGGAGACGCAGATGTATCTGTACGAGCAGAGGGCCCAGATCCACACACTCGCCCAGCAGCTGCTGCAGGCCTGA